One Panicum virgatum strain AP13 chromosome 3N, P.virgatum_v5, whole genome shotgun sequence DNA segment encodes these proteins:
- the LOC120666977 gene encoding tRNA nucleotidyltransferase cca2-like, translating into MLERSLKVVNIHAASEKFAELVHLLESSFDVRTFKEKLEDEYLEIPTDSVKRVCAGLILREIKDFWRVALLVSILSNPEAENAAGILNKQDELHWRKEKYIRVERAITDLDLDGVWKLKLVLDGKSIMGDMQVKSGGPLIGKWQQRALKWQLAHPNGTMDECIEWMKQSQSKCQKVESST; encoded by the exons ATGCTGGAACG GTCCTTAAAGGTTGTCAACATACATGCTGCTAGTGAGAAGTTTGCTGAATTAGTTCATCTCCTTGAGTCAAGTTTTGATGTGAGAACTTTCAAAGAGAAGCTGGAAGATGAATATCTTGAGATACCTACAGACAGTGTGAAACGCGTTTGTGCAG GACTTATACTACGAGAAATAAAGGACTTTTGGCGAGTGGCACTTCTTGTATCCATTCTCTCCAACCCAGAAGCTGAAAATGCTGCTGGCATCCTCAACAAGCAGGATGAGCTGCATTGGAGAAAAGAGAAATACATCAGAGTTGAGCGTGCCATAACTGACTTAG ATCTTGATGGGGTGTGGAAGCTGAAGCTGGTACTTGACGGCAAATCTATTATGGGTGATATGCAGGTCAAGTCAGGAGGTCCATTGATAGGAAAATGG CAACAACGTGCCCTGAAATGGCAGCTTGCGCATCCGAACGGAACCATGGATGAGTGCATCGAATGGATGAAACAGTCGCAGTCGAAATGCCAAAAAGTAGAATCCAGCACCTGA